The Streptomyces sp. NBC_00435 nucleotide sequence TCCTGGAGCGCGGCGTTGCCCATGGCGGCGGAGCTGGCCCTGGAGAGGTCGTTGGGGTCGAAGCCGGGGGCGTTGGCCATGGCGAGGATCTCGCCGGTGCGGGTGTCCTGGACGATGACGTAACCGCGGTCGGCCTCCGACTTGGCCACCTGCTCGGTGATGGCGCTCTGCGCGGCCCACTGGATGTCGCGGTCGATGGTCAGCTCGATGTCCTCGCCGGGTACGGCGGGCTTCTCGCTGGAACCGGCCGTCGGGACGCGGCGGCCGCCGGACTGGGCGTAGGTGAGCTCGCCGTCCTTGCCGGCCAGCTTCTTGTCGAGGGAGGACTCCAGCCCGCCGCCGCCCTTGCCCTCGGCGTTGACGTAACCCAGTATCCCGGCGGCGAGGTCGCCGTTCGGGTACACGCGCTTGCTGCTGTTCTCGTTGAACACACCGGCCAGGACGTTGGCGCCGGGGCCGTTGTTCCTCTTGTCGGCGGCCGCCTTCTCGGCGAAGACCTTCTTGAGGTCCTTGATCTGGTTCCAGACCTGGGGGGTCTGGCGGCGGGCGAGGACGACGTAGCGGGTGTTCTTCGTCTTCAGCCGCGCGGTGAGTTCCTTGGCGTCCTTGCCGATGATCGGCGCGAGGAGGGCGGCCGCCTGCTCGGGGGCGTCGGGGGCCTTGCTCTCCTGGACGGTGAACATGTGCGGGTCGGCCGTGATGTCGTACGCGTCCACGCTGGTGGCGAGGGCTACGCCCTTGCGGTCGGTGATCTCCCCGCGTTCAGCGGCCAGGGTGTAGCTGGCGAAGCGGTTCTCGGAGGCCTTGGCCGAGTACGCGGACGCGTCCACGGCCTGGACCTGGAGCAGCCGTACGACGAACGCCAGCATCACCAGCGTCAGCGCCACGCTGACCAGTCGCAGGCGGGGCTTGGGGGCGCCGAGGCGGATCGTGTGCGGTTTGCGCGCGGGGGCGGGCCTGCGGGTGGCGGGCCTGGAGGCCGGTCGGGCCGTGGCCCGCGCCCGCTCCCCGGCCGGCCGGGGCCGCCCCGGCCCCGGCACCCGCCGCCGCGGCGGCTCCTGCGGGCTCACGCGACCGCTCCCGGCCGCGCCGAAGCCCCGGGGGCTCGGTGGTACCGGGGGTCCCCCCGGACGAGGTCTGGGGGAGGGCAGGGGACTCGCCCCGCAGGGGTACGGGTCACAGCGTCACCGTCCAGGGGTCTGGGAGGGCTGGGCAACTGCTCCGGCTCCGGGTACGGGCGATCCCGAGCCCGCGGGGACCGGCAGGGGGGAACCGGCCGGGCTGGGAACGGACGCGGCCGGGACCGGAACGACCGCGGCCGGCGGCGGCGAGGGCGGCGGCGGCTCCGCCGCCGGCGACGCCGTACCGGCGACCTTGCCGTCCGGGCCGATGAAGACCGGGCTGCCCCCGGGCACCAGGCCCAGCTCGTGCGCCCGCCGCTGCAGCGCGTCGGGCGCCGAGTAGCCGTCCACGTCCCGCTGCAGCGCCTGTTCCTCGTCCGTGAGCGCGGTGGTCTCCTTCTTCAGCTTGCTCAGCTGGAAGGAGCCCTGGTTCAGCGCCGAGTTCAGCAGCAGCAGGCTGATGAGCCCCCCGCCGAGCAGCGCGACCACCAGGAGGACGAACGGCGTCCGCGCCGCCTGCCCCGCGACCGGTCCCCCCAGCACCCGCCCCAGACGTCTCACAGCCGCGCCTCCCGGATCCGTTCCACCCCGCGGCACCGGGCAGGCGCCGCCCGCCGGTTCTCGGCGATCTCCTCCTCGGTCGGCAGCTCCGCACCGCGCGTCAGCAGCTTCAGCTTCGGCTGGTACTTCTCCGGTACGACCGGCAGCCCGGGCGGGGCCGTGGAGGTCGCGCCGGCGGCGAAGACCTGCTTGACGAGCCGGTCCTCCAGCGAGTGGTACGAGAGCACCGCGATCCGGCCGCCGACCGCGATCCGGTCCACGGCGGCGGGGATCGCCCGCTCCAGACCGGAGAGCTCGCCGTTGACCTCGATGCGCAGCGCCTGGAAGGTGCGCTTGGCCGGGTTTCCGCCGGTCCGCTTCGCCGCCTGCGGCAGGGAGTCGCGGATCAGTTCGACGAGGCGCGCGCTGTTGGTGAAGGGTTCCCTGACCCGCTCGCGCACCACCGCGGACACGATCCGCTTGGCCTGCTTCTCCTCGCCGTACTGGCGCAGGATCCGGACCAGCTCGCCGGGCGCGTACGTGTTCAGGACCTCGGCCGCGCTGATGCCGGTCGTCTGGTCCATCCGCATGTCGAGCGGCGCGTCCTGCGCGTAGGCGAAGCCGCGGTCGGCCTCGTCCAGCTGCATGGAGGAGACGCCGAGGTCGAAGAGGATGCCCTGCACGGTGGGGATGCGCAGGCCGTCCAGCACCTCGGCCAGGTCGGCGTAGATGGCGTGGACGAGGGTGGTGCGGTCCCCGAAGGGCGCGAGGCGCTCCCCGGAGAGGCGCAGGGCCTCCTTGTCGCGGTCGAGGCCGATCAGGTGTACCTCGGGGAACCGGGTGAGCAGGGCCTCGCTGTGGCCGCCGAGGCCGAGGGTGCAGTCGACGACGACGGCCCCGGGCCTCTCCAGTGCCGGGGCCAACAGGTCCAGGCACCGCTGGAGCATCACCGGGACGTGTCGGGACTCGCTAGTCAAAGCGCCCTCTCAGATAACGGCGCGGCAGGCATACGCCGCGCCGCGCACGCGGAGTGTTACCAAAGGGCCGGGCGGCCGGTCAGGGCCGGGCTCCGGCCGGTTCGCGTCACTTTAGTGCAACGGTCGCCGCGGTCAACGAACCGCCCCGCGCGCCGTGCGCTCCTCTGGGACTGAACCGGCAAATGCCGCGAATCACCCGGAAGGCCTCCCCCGCCTCACTCCTGTGGGTTAGCTCACAACAGGATGCGGTGACCTTCTTTGTCCACCCTCACTCGATGCTCATACCGCCTGTGACCACTAACGTCGTATCCATGATGACTTCCGTACCCGTGCCTGCCGAGTCCTCCCCCCAGGCCCCCGAGACCGATGGCGCTCCCTCCGTCACCGACCAGCTGGTGGAGGCGAACCGCGTCTACGCCGCGGAGTTCACCGATCCCGGCATGGACGCCCGCCCCGTCCTCCACGTGGCCGTCGTCGCCTGCATGGACGCCAGGCTCGACCTGCACGCCGCCCTGGGCCTGGAGCTCGGCGACTGTCACACGATCCGCAACGCCGGCGGGGTGGTCACCGACGACACCATCCGCTCCCTCACCATCAGCCAGCGGGCGCTCGGCACCCGCGCGGTGATACTCATCCACCACACCGGATGTGGCCTCGAAAGCCTGACCGAGGACTTCCGGCACGAGCTGGAGGACGAGGTCGGCCAGCGCCCCGCCTGGGCCGTGGAGGCGTTCCGGGACGTGGACCAGGACGTCCGCCAGTCGATGCAGCGGGTTCGTACGAACCCCTTCCTGCCCCACAAGGACGATGTGCGAGGCTTCGTCTTCGACGTGCACACCGGACTCCTGCGGGAGATCGATCCCATCTCGTGAGTGACACCAGGGCCAGGCGCCGTCAAGAATGCGGGGAGACGTCACCCGGAAGAACTCCGGGCCGGTGTCCGCACTCTTGATTTCTGAGGTGTTTCGGGGTGGGCCGGTCATGCGTCATGCGGCGCCGGCCCTGGGAAAGGGTCGAGGAGAACCAGGTGACCACGTATGACGACCGAGCGAGCCTCGCGGATCTGACGAGCACGGCACAGCGGGTGCGGGATTCGGTCGAGAGCGTGATCGAGGGCAAGCCGGAGGTGGTCCGCCTCGCGCTGACCGTCCTGCTCGCCGAGGGCCACTTGCTGATCGAGGACGTGCCCGGTGTCGGCAAGACGATGCTGGCCAAGGCGCTCGCCAAGTCCATCGACTGCTCGGTGCAGCGGATCCAGTTCACCCCGGACCTGCTGCCCTCCGACATCACCGGCGTCAGCATCTACGACCAGCAGCGGCGCGAGTTCGAGTTCAAGCCGGGCGCGATCTTCGCTCAGATCGTCATCGGCGACGAGATCAACCGCGCCTCCCCCAAGACCCAGTCCGCGCTGCTGGAGTCGATGGAGGAGCGCCAGGTCACCATCGACGGCACCACGTACACGCTGCCGAGCCCCTTCATGGTGGTCGCCACCCAGAACCCGGTCGAGATGGAGGGCACCTACCCCCTCCCCGAGGCCCAGCGCGACCGCTTCATGGCCCGCGTCTCGGTCGGCTACCCCAGCCCCGAGGCCGAGCTCCAGATGCTCGACGTGCACGGCGGACTCTCCCCGCTCGACGACCTGACGGCCGTCGCGCACGCCCACGACATCGGCAAGCTCATCGAAGCCGTCCG carries:
- a CDS encoding peptidoglycan D,D-transpeptidase FtsI family protein, which encodes MSPQEPPRRRVPGPGRPRPAGERARATARPASRPATRRPAPARKPHTIRLGAPKPRLRLVSVALTLVMLAFVVRLLQVQAVDASAYSAKASENRFASYTLAAERGEITDRKGVALATSVDAYDITADPHMFTVQESKAPDAPEQAAALLAPIIGKDAKELTARLKTKNTRYVVLARRQTPQVWNQIKDLKKVFAEKAAADKRNNGPGANVLAGVFNENSSKRVYPNGDLAAGILGYVNAEGKGGGGLESSLDKKLAGKDGELTYAQSGGRRVPTAGSSEKPAVPGEDIELTIDRDIQWAAQSAITEQVAKSEADRGYVIVQDTRTGEILAMANAPGFDPNDLSRASSAAMGNAALQDVYEPGSTAKVMSMAAVLEEKKAGPGTHVEVPNRLHRGDRLFKDDIDHPTWYLTLNGVLAKSSNIGTILATGQLGPTQPEANKVLYSYLDKFGIGRPTGLGYPGESRGILAKPEAWSTSQQYTIPFGQGLSLNAMQAASVYSTIANGGVRIQPTLVRGTKGPDGRFTPAPAPPRTQVVSADTAKTLAEMLESVVDDQEGTGTKARIPGYRVGGKTGTSNRVDPATGRYKGYTASFAGFAPADNPRITVYCAIQNPTRGSYFGGQICGPIYKKVMEFALKTLQVAPTGTAPAGLPVTYEPGAQPGTQPSPQPGQ
- the rsmH gene encoding 16S rRNA (cytosine(1402)-N(4))-methyltransferase RsmH, producing MLQRCLDLLAPALERPGAVVVDCTLGLGGHSEALLTRFPEVHLIGLDRDKEALRLSGERLAPFGDRTTLVHAIYADLAEVLDGLRIPTVQGILFDLGVSSMQLDEADRGFAYAQDAPLDMRMDQTTGISAAEVLNTYAPGELVRILRQYGEEKQAKRIVSAVVRERVREPFTNSARLVELIRDSLPQAAKRTGGNPAKRTFQALRIEVNGELSGLERAIPAAVDRIAVGGRIAVLSYHSLEDRLVKQVFAAGATSTAPPGLPVVPEKYQPKLKLLTRGAELPTEEEIAENRRAAPARCRGVERIREARL
- a CDS encoding beta-class carbonic anhydrase — its product is MMTSVPVPAESSPQAPETDGAPSVTDQLVEANRVYAAEFTDPGMDARPVLHVAVVACMDARLDLHAALGLELGDCHTIRNAGGVVTDDTIRSLTISQRALGTRAVILIHHTGCGLESLTEDFRHELEDEVGQRPAWAVEAFRDVDQDVRQSMQRVRTNPFLPHKDDVRGFVFDVHTGLLREIDPIS
- a CDS encoding AAA family ATPase encodes the protein MTTYDDRASLADLTSTAQRVRDSVESVIEGKPEVVRLALTVLLAEGHLLIEDVPGVGKTMLAKALAKSIDCSVQRIQFTPDLLPSDITGVSIYDQQRREFEFKPGAIFAQIVIGDEINRASPKTQSALLESMEERQVTIDGTTYTLPSPFMVVATQNPVEMEGTYPLPEAQRDRFMARVSVGYPSPEAELQMLDVHGGLSPLDDLTAVAHAHDIGKLIEAVREVYVAGPVRRYVVDLVSATRGHPDLRLGASPRATLHLLRAVKASAALAGRDYVLPDDVQALAGPVLAHRLLPTAQAQLSRRTAEQVVADILQRTPVPAAHGRGEIPPGAGIRGF